Proteins encoded within one genomic window of Spirulina major PCC 6313:
- a CDS encoding isochorismate synthase yields MPVLPYRFSPAYDARELQSLFSSVSVRARQRGVAQLLSLSYPLDPAVDPLLLLQCNPFLNQPSAYWEHPSHQVAIAAIGQVDGACFTGEERFLRARHWLTTQHHHLTEAGDRDRPFAGLHAFSAFTFTAHAAPPGYAPAMLIIPQLQVARHGQHGTWSFNYRIEPSTTLATFLAQWQRSEALVQRLSTISLAAKPASPAPPSFDPAHQFAPFTTAVQAALRAIERGQLSKIVIAHAVDLLSRQRFSVVSALDTLRRHHSDCYTFAIGNAQGHAFIGASPERLIRVRDRCLHTDALAGSAPRGDDPHTDRELAQQLLTSDKERREHDAVGDYIVAQLRALGLDPVRSPRQLLQLRNIQHLWTPITAPIPPTLHPLDIVAQLHPTPAVAGVPMAVACDRLQEYETFDRGLYAAPIGWLDAAGNSEFIVGIRSALICDRQARLYGGAGIVAGSDPDRELREIQLKLQTMLKTLQ; encoded by the coding sequence ATGCCCGTTCTTCCCTATCGTTTTTCCCCGGCATACGATGCGCGAGAACTCCAGTCCCTTTTTTCCTCGGTGTCAGTCCGGGCGCGGCAACGGGGTGTAGCTCAACTGCTGAGTCTGTCGTACCCTCTAGACCCAGCGGTTGATCCGCTGCTGCTGTTGCAGTGCAATCCGTTTCTGAATCAGCCGTCGGCCTATTGGGAGCATCCGAGTCATCAGGTGGCGATCGCGGCCATTGGCCAAGTGGACGGGGCCTGTTTTACGGGGGAGGAGCGTTTTCTCCGGGCGCGGCATTGGCTCACGACCCAGCACCATCACCTCACCGAAGCGGGCGATCGCGATCGCCCCTTCGCCGGCCTGCACGCCTTTAGTGCCTTCACTTTCACTGCCCACGCCGCCCCCCCCGGCTACGCCCCCGCCATGCTGATCATCCCTCAACTCCAAGTTGCCCGCCACGGCCAGCACGGCACTTGGAGTTTTAACTATCGCATTGAACCCAGCACCACCCTCGCCACCTTCCTCGCCCAATGGCAGCGCAGCGAAGCCCTGGTGCAACGCCTCAGCACCATTAGCCTAGCGGCAAAACCCGCATCGCCGGCCCCGCCGAGTTTTGACCCGGCCCATCAGTTCGCCCCTTTCACCACAGCGGTGCAGGCGGCGTTGCGGGCGATTGAGCGGGGGCAGTTGTCGAAAATTGTCATCGCCCATGCGGTGGATCTGCTCAGTCGGCAACGGTTTTCGGTGGTGTCAGCCCTCGATACCCTGCGTCGCCATCATTCCGACTGCTACACCTTTGCGATCGGGAATGCCCAGGGCCATGCGTTCATTGGGGCGAGTCCGGAGCGGCTGATTCGGGTGCGCGATCGCTGTCTCCACACCGATGCGCTGGCGGGATCTGCCCCCCGTGGTGATGATCCCCACACCGATCGGGAATTGGCGCAGCAGTTGCTCACGTCGGATAAGGAACGCCGGGAACATGATGCGGTGGGGGACTATATCGTGGCGCAACTGCGAGCATTGGGGCTTGATCCGGTGCGATCGCCCCGTCAACTGCTCCAACTGCGCAATATTCAACACCTCTGGACTCCGATCACCGCCCCGATTCCCCCAACGCTGCACCCCCTCGACATTGTGGCGCAACTCCATCCTACGCCCGCAGTGGCGGGGGTTCCGATGGCGGTGGCCTGCGATCGCCTCCAAGAGTACGAAACCTTTGATCGCGGTCTCTACGCTGCGCCCATTGGTTGGCTCGATGCGGCGGGAAATAGTGAATTTATCGTCGGAATTCGGTCGGCGTTAATTTGCGATCGCCAAGCCCGTCTCTACGGCGGCGCGGGCATCGTCGCCGGTTCCGACCCCGATCGCGAACTGCGCGAAATCCAACTCAAACTCCAAACCATGCTCAAAACCCTGCAATAG